The proteins below come from a single Geobacillus thermoleovorans genomic window:
- the dndD gene encoding DNA sulfur modification protein DndD, which translates to MINYNKVTTMQINQLTITNFGIYYGRNEFVFGNKKERANIILIGGENGTGKTTFLSAIKLALYGPLFLGYKSVNAKYIDFIKDKINIYSRAEGNKMAGVEMDFTLYNNGELENYYIIRQWELTKETVKEHLQISRNGISLTDNQIEEFYHFLRRNLPPSLFDFLFFDGERVQQYVLDSQFEQNVKEAFMTLFNLDLFDTLKEDLLKYLKQDNIFTSLTQEQKEYTQIEYDLRNQENVIRNLEKRIAELKEQAKDVQVKIQELEREFSNKGGMIARERETLNEQVFLMEQEKKQITEKIKETAAELLPFLITQKLLQQTVTQIDAEERVERYNTLKEELNNETLPLLFKELSCHFRITDLDGKEATSSFAEAMKEKLFQSMKPVGVNFDRFQFIHRMNSEQKQAIRDLFKQVRHFDGKLVDEWFARIQHLTDEIYTVKKRIEHSLTDESLKDIVNKLNEHTRLHEQIKYEIEANTAKLFEAQKFYQELMTKKEKVQKRIRQARKDENIFELCQKLSRVLSRYQEEQVKKYLGTVERYFLQMFNSLMRKGQFLNSFRIDPQTFEITMLNYSNKPIFKHSLSAGETQLFFLSLLWALLKASKRQVPFVLDTLFGRLDRTHKENLIQKYLPVVANQVIILSTDTEVDEYYYNRMKPYIQREFSLHYDRNSNRVHIENHYFFQKVGI; encoded by the coding sequence TTGATCAACTACAACAAGGTGACAACTATGCAGATTAATCAACTTACGATTACAAACTTTGGTATTTATTATGGACGAAATGAATTTGTTTTCGGGAATAAAAAAGAGAGGGCTAATATAATTTTAATCGGGGGGGAAAACGGAACAGGAAAGACTACCTTTCTATCTGCCATCAAACTGGCGCTTTACGGACCACTATTTTTAGGCTATAAATCAGTTAACGCAAAATATATCGATTTTATTAAGGATAAAATTAACATCTATTCTCGAGCTGAAGGCAATAAAATGGCTGGGGTGGAAATGGATTTCACCCTCTATAATAATGGAGAACTGGAAAACTATTATATTATTCGACAATGGGAGCTCACGAAAGAGACCGTAAAAGAACATCTGCAAATTTCTAGAAATGGCATTTCGCTTACTGACAATCAAATTGAAGAGTTTTATCATTTCCTGCGACGCAACTTGCCACCGAGCCTGTTTGACTTTCTATTCTTTGATGGCGAAAGAGTTCAGCAGTACGTCCTTGACTCGCAATTTGAGCAAAATGTAAAAGAGGCCTTTATGACGTTATTCAACTTGGACTTATTCGATACGTTAAAAGAGGATTTGCTCAAATATTTAAAGCAGGACAACATTTTTACTAGCTTAACCCAGGAACAAAAGGAATACACACAAATTGAATACGACCTCCGCAATCAGGAAAATGTAATTCGGAACCTTGAAAAACGGATTGCTGAACTAAAAGAACAAGCGAAGGACGTGCAGGTCAAAATTCAGGAGCTCGAACGGGAATTCTCTAACAAAGGGGGGATGATTGCCCGAGAGAGAGAAACATTAAACGAGCAAGTTTTCCTTATGGAACAAGAGAAGAAACAAATTACTGAAAAAATTAAAGAAACAGCGGCTGAGCTGTTGCCTTTTCTCATTACACAAAAGCTCCTGCAACAGACGGTTACACAAATTGATGCAGAGGAACGTGTTGAAAGATACAATACATTGAAAGAAGAGTTAAACAATGAAACACTTCCGCTGTTATTCAAGGAGCTTTCGTGCCATTTCCGCATTACGGACCTTGATGGAAAAGAAGCAACATCCTCTTTTGCTGAGGCGATGAAAGAGAAATTGTTTCAGTCAATGAAACCGGTCGGAGTTAATTTTGACCGTTTCCAATTTATTCACCGAATGAATTCGGAGCAAAAGCAGGCAATTAGAGACCTATTCAAGCAAGTGCGTCATTTTGACGGAAAACTAGTTGATGAATGGTTCGCAAGGATTCAGCATTTAACGGATGAAATTTATACGGTAAAAAAACGGATCGAACACAGCCTTACGGATGAGTCGCTGAAGGATATCGTCAATAAACTAAACGAGCACACCCGGCTTCATGAACAAATTAAATATGAAATTGAAGCAAACACAGCCAAACTGTTTGAAGCGCAAAAATTTTATCAAGAATTGATGACTAAAAAAGAAAAAGTGCAAAAGCGAATTCGCCAGGCGCGAAAAGATGAGAATATTTTTGAACTATGCCAAAAACTAAGCCGTGTTTTATCCCGCTATCAAGAGGAGCAGGTCAAAAAATATCTAGGAACAGTGGAACGATATTTTTTGCAAATGTTTAATTCATTAATGCGCAAAGGACAATTTTTAAACTCTTTTAGGATTGACCCGCAAACGTTTGAAATCACGATGTTAAACTATTCCAATAAACCTATATTTAAACACTCCTTATCAGCAGGGGAAACACAATTATTCTTTTTATCACTGCTTTGGGCGCTATTAAAGGCCTCCAAACGGCAAGTACCTTTTGTGTTGGACACATTGTTTGGCCGCCTCGACCGGACACATAAAGAAAACTTAATCCAAAAATACTTGCCTGTTGTTGCCAATCAAGTGATTATCTTGTCAACCGATACGGAAGTGGATGAATACTACTATAATCGAATGAAACCGTATATTCAGCGCGAATTTTCTTTGCATTATGACCGCAACTCAAACCGTGTCCACATCGAAAATCATTATTTCTTTCAAAAAGTGGGGATTTGA
- the dndE gene encoding DNA sulfur modification protein DndE: MQFRLKTSKETMDILKQLQSSTNLTPNVLARLAIALSLLSKEPIESFESDTNGLEFNRNTLTGEYDFVYKALIAQHLGRPVADDEYFPFLIKKHLDRGAKCLENEYKYAGNYEKFIKGLANFELEMIR; this comes from the coding sequence ATGCAATTTCGCCTAAAAACATCAAAGGAGACAATGGACATTTTAAAACAGCTACAATCCAGCACAAATCTTACGCCTAACGTTCTCGCCCGTCTGGCTATTGCATTGTCCCTGCTGTCGAAAGAGCCGATCGAGTCATTCGAATCGGACACCAACGGATTGGAATTTAACCGCAATACATTGACCGGGGAGTACGATTTTGTTTACAAGGCTCTGATCGCTCAGCATCTTGGCCGTCCTGTCGCTGATGATGAATACTTTCCGTTCCTAATCAAAAAACATCTGGATCGTGGAGCAAAATGTCTGGAAAATGAGTATAAGTACGCTGGGAATTATGAAAAATTCATCAAAGGATTAGCGAATTTTGAATTGGAGATGATACGATGA
- a CDS encoding cysteine desulfurase family protein: MIYLDNSATTPIDPEVSKAMWPYLTEEYGNPSSKYYTLAENAKKAVEEARTHVASLLFCEPDEIIFTSCATESNNFVLKGVAHFYKDKGKHIITSKIEHKSVLETCKFLEGEGFEVTYLDVDSFGQVQLETLKKALREDTILVSIMWGNNETGTLNDIPALSQYVKSHYPNAFFHTDATQVVGKIEVDLSKTPVDFLSLSAHKLYGPKGIGACFIRKRELGLRTKITPLLHGGSQENGYRSGTLSVHNIVGLGKAAELAKLNYKEQHQKLMELETYLVNKLKDLFPAIQFNGHPIDKIPGVLNFTIPNVSNELIIRSLKDQFAISTGSACSINEPSYVLKEMGLNAIQIRSSFRVSLNKYISQEDIDRFCICLDHAVKSLSI, encoded by the coding sequence ATGATTTATCTCGATAACAGCGCCACGACTCCGATCGACCCGGAAGTCAGTAAAGCGATGTGGCCATACTTAACCGAAGAATACGGTAATCCATCAAGCAAATATTACACTCTTGCGGAAAATGCTAAAAAAGCGGTAGAGGAAGCGCGTACTCACGTCGCTTCCCTGCTCTTTTGCGAACCGGATGAAATCATTTTTACAAGTTGTGCCACTGAAAGCAACAACTTTGTTCTAAAAGGAGTTGCCCATTTTTATAAAGATAAAGGAAAACATATTATTACTTCCAAAATCGAACACAAATCCGTCTTAGAGACGTGCAAATTTTTAGAGGGAGAAGGTTTTGAGGTCACCTATTTAGACGTTGATTCTTTTGGACAAGTACAGCTGGAAACATTGAAAAAGGCTCTGCGTGAAGACACCATCCTCGTATCCATCATGTGGGGAAATAATGAAACAGGGACTTTGAACGATATCCCTGCTTTATCCCAATACGTCAAATCGCACTATCCGAATGCGTTTTTCCATACAGACGCAACCCAAGTGGTTGGAAAAATTGAGGTCGACCTTTCTAAAACACCAGTTGATTTTCTCTCGTTATCTGCTCATAAGCTGTACGGTCCAAAAGGAATCGGCGCTTGCTTTATCCGGAAACGGGAGCTTGGTTTGCGGACAAAAATCACTCCCCTCCTGCATGGGGGCAGCCAGGAAAACGGATATCGTTCCGGAACATTAAGCGTCCATAATATAGTCGGACTGGGGAAAGCTGCCGAGCTGGCAAAACTGAATTACAAAGAGCAACATCAGAAGTTGATGGAATTGGAAACATACTTAGTAAACAAGCTAAAGGATTTGTTTCCGGCCATTCAATTTAACGGACATCCAATCGACAAAATCCCTGGAGTATTGAACTTTACAATCCCTAATGTAAGCAATGAGTTGATCATTCGTTCCTTAAAGGATCAATTTGCGATCTCGACCGGCTCGGCTTGCTCCATTAACGAACCTTCGTATGTTTTGAAAGAAATGGGACTTAATGCTATTCAAATCCGCAGTTCTTTCCGGGTTTCACTGAATAAATACATCAGTCAAGAAGATATCGACCGTTTTTGCATCTGTTTAGATCATGCTGTAAAAAGCTTGTCTATTTAA
- the dndD gene encoding DNA sulfur modification protein DndD, which produces MIFEYIKFKNYRPYYGEQILHFRDRKKEPSSVYKKNIILIGGLNGHGKTSLINAIFICFYGRRKFKAKEYEELLRNAVNKKHLAEGGNEGAVELAFTDHTGSYAIEVVFDHRDLKETRRIYQLNEEMQKVREIATTEQAFYEFIDQRIPMDVSQFFIFDAEKIRDLVGEQDSTETIRAIQKVVSLELYNQLLKDLDYISRELARDLKKQVKDSDIEAILDRADEISDKLDKYKDEETKIDEQLAVLSDQVRQLERERRQLIAQSSATKQELSRWIGEYEEKVNQYRAFLKKFKEKELYQLVLLPAIRQLKQNIRKEREYLDAKYKEKMQFAPYEQFIEKLLEVSVFPPLLKNQKNQLKAKGKDIWAQLNNIQRTLLKEDVKVIHDLSNKDYHFLLQYPEAKTQNIRTVLEEMKKAEDMLEKYRAQFDEAPDAVDTTELDEQIKEYHQQLGELRQKKKHVFSVIRRLRDEHTKLQREITEKQKLRDELGPVEQKIQLLNKLRSATQEFIDQVTLLKAKQLKLQVESIMEQMFRKSEFGEVKFHPEKFTLTIYNKEGHEVDLMSRSEGEKQLIALAMIWALTKVSGSQIPFVIDTPLARLDSIHRSNLVQHYFTKLSDQVIILSTDTEITSDFYSELAPFIEKSYILNFDEEEQYTKIEEGYFFEKVKNPWLV; this is translated from the coding sequence ATGATTTTTGAGTATATAAAATTTAAAAACTATCGCCCTTATTATGGGGAGCAGATTCTTCATTTTCGCGACCGGAAAAAAGAGCCGTCTTCGGTATACAAGAAAAATATTATATTAATTGGAGGATTAAACGGCCACGGAAAAACGTCATTAATTAATGCAATCTTTATTTGTTTTTATGGCCGCCGCAAATTCAAGGCTAAAGAGTATGAGGAATTGCTTCGAAATGCAGTAAACAAAAAGCATCTTGCCGAGGGAGGAAACGAAGGAGCCGTTGAACTTGCTTTCACCGATCATACGGGGAGCTATGCCATTGAGGTAGTGTTTGACCATCGTGATCTTAAGGAAACACGTCGCATCTATCAATTAAATGAAGAGATGCAGAAAGTGAGGGAAATTGCCACGACAGAGCAAGCATTTTACGAGTTTATTGACCAACGCATCCCAATGGATGTATCACAATTTTTCATCTTTGACGCGGAAAAAATTCGCGATTTAGTCGGCGAACAAGACAGCACAGAGACGATCCGCGCCATTCAAAAAGTCGTTTCTTTGGAGCTTTACAATCAATTATTAAAGGATTTGGATTACATATCTAGGGAGTTAGCAAGGGATCTAAAGAAACAAGTGAAAGATAGCGACATTGAGGCGATTCTTGACCGCGCTGATGAAATAAGTGACAAGCTTGATAAATACAAAGATGAAGAAACTAAGATCGATGAACAGTTAGCTGTGCTGTCCGATCAAGTAAGGCAGCTTGAGCGTGAGCGGCGGCAGCTTATTGCGCAATCGAGCGCGACAAAGCAAGAATTGAGCCGATGGATCGGCGAATATGAAGAAAAGGTCAATCAATATCGGGCCTTTTTGAAAAAGTTTAAAGAGAAAGAACTGTATCAATTGGTCTTGCTTCCGGCAATTCGCCAACTAAAACAAAACATAAGAAAAGAACGGGAATATTTAGATGCGAAATATAAAGAAAAAATGCAGTTTGCGCCATACGAGCAGTTTATTGAGAAACTTCTGGAAGTGAGTGTTTTTCCACCTCTCTTAAAAAATCAAAAAAACCAATTAAAAGCGAAAGGAAAGGACATTTGGGCGCAGTTAAATAACATTCAACGGACGCTCCTTAAAGAAGATGTAAAAGTTATTCATGATTTATCAAATAAGGATTATCACTTTTTATTGCAGTACCCTGAAGCGAAAACGCAGAACATTCGCACGGTTCTCGAGGAAATGAAAAAGGCGGAGGATATGTTGGAAAAGTATAGAGCTCAATTTGATGAGGCTCCTGATGCGGTGGATACAACCGAACTTGATGAGCAAATTAAGGAATACCATCAGCAACTTGGGGAGTTGCGGCAAAAAAAGAAACATGTGTTTTCAGTCATTCGCCGGTTGCGTGACGAACATACAAAGCTTCAACGTGAAATTACAGAAAAGCAAAAGCTAAGGGATGAACTCGGGCCGGTCGAGCAAAAAATCCAGTTGTTAAACAAGCTCCGTAGCGCAACACAAGAGTTTATCGACCAAGTGACGTTGTTGAAAGCCAAACAATTAAAACTCCAGGTAGAATCGATTATGGAGCAAATGTTCCGGAAAAGTGAATTTGGCGAAGTGAAGTTCCATCCTGAAAAATTCACGTTGACCATTTATAACAAAGAAGGCCACGAAGTTGATTTAATGTCAAGGTCCGAGGGCGAGAAGCAGTTGATTGCTTTGGCGATGATTTGGGCGTTGACGAAAGTATCGGGAAGCCAGATTCCGTTTGTCATTGATACGCCATTAGCACGCTTGGACAGCATTCACCGGTCTAACCTTGTACAACATTACTTTACGAAGCTAAGCGACCAAGTCATCATTTTATCAACGGATACAGAGATCACAAGCGATTTTTATAGTGAACTCGCTCCGTTTATTGAAAAATCTTATATTTTAAACTTTGATGAGGAAGAACAATATACGAAAATTGAGGAAGGATACTTTTTTGAGAAGGTGAAAAATCCGTGGCTGGTATGA
- a CDS encoding DNA modification system-associated small protein encodes MHKDDEKLLESICQKHGVHPSYLKQLFLIEKEYADRNMYTRSGIYKDIKRKIDEWTK; translated from the coding sequence ATGCATAAGGATGATGAAAAACTTCTGGAATCTATATGCCAAAAACATGGTGTCCATCCTTCCTATCTTAAACAGCTGTTTCTTATTGAGAAAGAATATGCGGATAGAAATATGTACACAAGAAGTGGTATCTATAAGGATATTAAGCGTAAAATTGACGAATGGACGAAATGA